Below is a genomic region from Medicago truncatula cultivar Jemalong A17 chromosome 3, MtrunA17r5.0-ANR, whole genome shotgun sequence.
CAAACAGGAGAATAGGTGCAACCAGCATAAATTCTGAAAGTTCCCGCTCACATACTGTTTTTACTTGTGTTGTCGAGTCTCGTTGCAAGGTGATGCATTCTTCCCTTATGGCATGCAGATTATGTCAATTCATTTAATATTCGTAACATCAGCAAACTCCTGTTATCATATTACAGAGGAATTCAATTAAGAAAATCTATCCATTCTGAaattttgtttatcttttttttttgaagaaataaaattttgtttatcttgttaATTGTTTCCataagaaattatattttggaAATAGATATTACTCTGCCTAAAGTTGAGCTTTAAATTGATATGTTCAGttattgtttttgacaaatatttctGGAAGGGGTTTTAAAGTAAATTCATATTTGCAGAGTGCAGCAGATGGTGTGAGCAGATTTAAAACTAGTAGAATCAATCTTGTTGATCTGGCTGGGTCAGAACGACAAAAATCAACAGGTGCTGCCGGAGAGCGTTTGAAGGAGGCTGGCAATATTAATAGATCACTCTCACAGCTTGGGTAGGGTTTAGCATGCATTAGTGTTGAAGATAATTACAAAAAGTGATTTTGGGATGTGAATTGTACTGTATAATTTTCTAAAGAAAGGCTAAATGAATAATGAAGCTTTAGCCAGAAACACAGAACGTGCCTAATAACATTTTTTGAATCTTCAATAAAAATTCACAAACCACCACGAGACCCACAAATAAACCCAATAACATGTCATCCTGAAGCAGAAGCCTGAATAAATGCTGATAAGGACGATTCAAATCTGATTGTTACAGTTTCTTAATGTCATTTGGCGTTTGAAACAAATAATAACAATGGATTTCAAAAGAGGAAAACGTGGAAAAGTGACCAAACTATATTATGGCAGCATATGTGGGTGATTTTTGTAATCATTGATCTCTATTGGAGCTGGTTCTTACCGAGGTTAAATTGAACTGTAGGAATTTGATAAATATTCTTGCGGAAGTCTCTCAAACAGGAAAGCAGCGGCACATACCATATAGAGATTCCAGATTGACATTTTTGTTGCAGGAGTCTCTTGGAGGAAATGCTAAATTAGCAATGGTTTGTGCTATTTCACCGGCACAAAGGTAGTATGTTATCCACCAGTCATTTGAAATGTTTTCCTCAGTAATCCTTTTGtattatgattttttacatGACCTGGTATTCCAGTTGTAGGAGTGAAACTTTCAGTACATTGAGATTTGCACAACGTGCCAAAGCCATCAAGAACAAGGCAGTTGTTAACGAAGTTACGCAGGATAATGTGAACCACTTGCGGCAAGTGATACGGCAACTAAGGGTATATTCTATTCCAGTATTCTCAgtcatgttttgattttgccattctatgaaaattgaaattcatttGAACAACTCAGAAGTGTAAAATATCTACAGGATGAACTGCATCGAATTAAAGAAAATGGTTACAATCCATTGGACCCAAGTGGAGGTCATTCAGCAGCTTGGGTCCGAAAAAGCTTGAACATATTACAGTCTAGCCTTAATAGACCACCACCATTATGCAgtgttgatgaagatggtgatgaGGAGATGGAGATTGCAGAGGAAGATGTTGAAGACCATGATCAAGTAAATTTTGTATCAGAAAATGACAACAAGATGAACATTGATGATATGGATTTGGTTCAACCCAGTGAGGAGAAAATTAATCCTAGTGTTTCTGGCAGTAAACCTCTGAATAAAGAATCATCCTGTCCTGTGGGTGAATCTGACATTGGAGATTTCACTGGTTTTTCAGCCCCTGATCCCTCCAATGATTCTCCCAGTGCCACAATGAATTGTGTCTCACCTGGTGGCCTTAGCATAGTTGCGTGTGAAATATCCCCAAACCTGAAATCCCCAACTCCTAGTGTTTCCCCTAGAATCAGCACCAGCAGGAAAAGTCTTAGGACATCATCTGGGGTGTCTCCTTCTGAGAATGACGTTCATGTCAAAAGTGAATTGGGCATAAAAACTAGCAATCTGAAAAGCTCGTGTACTGCCTTTTCTAGCCAAACCGGTCCAAGTTTCCTTACAAAAACTGAAAATTTAGCCGCAAGCATTCGCCATGGTCTTGAAATTATAGATAGTCATCGTAGTGCAGCTTTGAGGCAGTCATCATATAGGTTTTCCTTGCGACCAAGAGAATCCAGACTAACTGTCCCAGTTGACAAAATTGATGTGGGCGTACAGACCATTCTTGATGACAATGTTGAAGAAGATTCTATTTTGTTCACCTGTAGTAATTGTAAAAATAGAGCACAACTTGATGGCAATGAGACTGACAGTAACTCAAACCTACAGTTAGTACCTGTTGAATGTTCCGGGTCTGCCGATAAGCCAAAGATGCATGTTCTCAAAGTAAGTGTGAGAGTGCAGGTGCATTTTTGAATATAACTTGTTctttatgttaattattgattAGAATTCCTTGTTTTTGTGTTATAGGCAGTAGAGAAGGTCTTGGCAGGATCGATAAGGAGAGAAATGGCACTCGAGGAGTTTTGTACAAAGCAAAATTCTGAAATAATGCAGCTTAATCGCTTGGTAGATTCCCTTTGTCCCTTTGTCTACCAACAACCatcttattgttttctttctttgtcaTTGTTATTTGTGACTGTGTTTCCCCATGCTGTTTGTAGGTACAACAATACAAGAATGAGAGGGAGTGCAATGCCATAATTGCACAGACAAGGGATGGAAAAATTCTTCGCCTTGAGAGCCTTATGGATGGTGTCTTACCCACTGAGGAGTTCATGGATGAAGAGCTGGTAGCCCTTACCCATGAACACAAGGTAGAAATATGTTCTTTTAATCTTTCCCATTTATGACTAGATAGATGCTTATCAGTTGATTATTATCAACAGATTTTAAAGGAGAAGTACGAGAATCATCCAGAAGTTTTGAAGATGGATATAGAGTTAAAAAGATTGCAAGATGAACTACAAGAGTATCATAATTTCTACAAATTGGGAGAGAGGGAAGTATTGATGGATGAAGTACACAGTTTAAGAAGCCAGCTTCAATTTTATATTGATTCTTCATCCACAGCAAGGAAGCAGTATCCATTACTGCAATTGATTGGTTCATCTGAACCCAGTTTGGCAGCAACAACTCTTACTGCCATTCCAGAGTCAACGGAGGAGAGGAATGAGACAAATGAAATTCAAGCATCAGTCAAAGACAGTTTTGAAGTAAAACTTGAACAAGAAAGAATTAAATGGAATGAGGCAGAAAGCAGGTGGATTTCTCTTTCTGAAGAACTGAGAGCCGATCTTGAAGCTAACAGGTCGTTAGCTGAAAAGAGGAAACACGAATTAGATGCTGAGAGAGAGTGTAATAAGGAGCTTCAGGAAGCCATGCATTCGGCTATAGAAGGCCATGCACGACTTTTAGAGCAGTATGCTGATTTGGAAGAGAAGCACGTCCAATTGCTTGCAAGGCATAGAAGGATTCAGGAAGGAATTGAGGATGTCAAGAAAGCAGCTTCCAGAGCTGGGGTAAGAGGTGCAGAGTCCAAGTTTATAAATGCCCTTGCTGCAGAAATTTCAGCATTAAAAGCAGAAAGGGAAAAAGAAAGGCGATTCTTTAGGGACGAAAATAGAGGGCTCCAAGCCCAGTTGAAGGATACTGCAGAAGCAGTGCAAGCTGCAGGTGAACTGCTTTTCCGTCTTAAAGAAGCTGAAGAATCCGTCATTAATGCACAGGTTAGTAACAGATCAGTTTTACTTCCATCTCGTTTTATCAATCAAGTGGAATAAATTCGTCCAAAAAATAGTGGCTCCTTCAGTTCATATACTTTCACTACTATTTGATGCTTTCCGATTATTTGCTCCTTCCACCTTCCTACTTTTTATCTACTCCAGAATTATCGTTTTCTTCAAAGGTGTCTGTTTCCTTTTCCTTTGAACATATAACTTCTGAGTTGTTATTTCCTTCCCATTGGTGACTATTGAACATATAAAGTTTCTCTTGTGTTTTTAATTGTATATTAGTTTTTGCCAGTAATGGTGACTTTTATTTAAAGAGCTGGGGTTATTTTCATTTGAGCTTGACCTTTACATATCATTTGCAGAAACGGGCTATGGATGCAGAGCAGAAAGCTGCAAAGGCTTACCAACAAATTGataagttgaagaaaaaacatGAGAAGGAGGTTGTATCACTTAATGAGCTTGTTTCAGAAGCACGTTTGCAGAAGAAATCGATACCACCAGTTTATGATGATGTTGTCATGCCCAATTATGATGATGACTCAAAGGAGCCACACTGTGTTAGTGAGTTTGAGCCTTTTAATAATATTGCAGAAGATGGTGAGCTCGCAAAATTGGCAGAACCATCCTGGTTCTCTAGTTACGACAGatgcaatatataatatcaTTCTGTGTCGTTTTGTATTACTTtgttgatatgttttgataaaatgattgTATTCTTTTGTTCCTACTCTTTGTGAGGGCATAAATGAGTTTGTATCCCCCCCCATATGTCTATTTCATTTACTGTAAAGCCTAATCTGAATCGGCGGATTGTCAGATTACAAAGTGTTGTATGTCTTTGAAGAATCAAGATCCTCAGGTGTGTACTATTTTGACATTGATGAACTACAAGGAAACATTAGGCCTTCTGTCACATTTTTCCTGTTATTCTTGATTCCATTTTGATAaagtattattaataaaaaaaaattgtgctcTTTCAGTATATCATATGCATTTCTAAATATTGTTACTTTTACTTTTGCCGCCGGAAATATGAAACGAATGGTCCAGCATGTTAGAAGCAGCCCTTCTTTGATAACAAGTCAAACCGTATTTCTCGAAGATGAGTGGGATTAATTAGACCTGAACACAACTAAAAGGGATACAAAAGGTAAGAGGTTCTATTAAAGCCTGATTTTAAACAATATATTGCATGACTTCTTAgaataaattataaacataaacaataaaataaaaagagaatttattttccttcaaaataatCCCTTTGATGTGAATACGTCAAACTGTAAGTTCCTTTGGTGATCGCTCTATAGACGCATTGCTAAAACTTTGAAATAGACCGATTTATGCTCAGATTCAAAAAAACAATTCGGTCGTAACTCTTGATAGATTTTGTGTGATAGGGAGTTATGATTAGATAGATTTGAAAGATTATATAAACATATGATCCGATCTGATTGCAGTTATGATCTGCTCCGATAGTAAATTGCAATCGTAATTGAGTAGAGGtttccaatttttaaaaattgtagaTTAAGTgtgaaattattatatttaaggATTGTAGATGTAGGTATGAAGTGTCGAACGACAatccattttaaattatatattttttttgtttatcttcACATGTTTAGTTGATTATAGActtaaagaaaattttattttgatgatttCTCAACAAGATACACATGGTTCTTGTATGAGAAACttcatttactaaaaataagataaaatgtcatatgcatatttattttttatgataaatgttagttgttataattttttggagCGCCTTagacaatttaaaataagataaaatgtcatatatatatttctaggaatatatatttttttttaacaatggaAATTCAACTCATATCATCATTTATTAAAGAATGACTAATACAAGGAGGAGCAAAATcataagagtaatgatatttgaacaactcttttgttataattttttggacAACCTTGATATTCTcccttcttattggtcaaacacaatggagaaagaaaaagtaagagagaaaataaaaacataatatgaatatgagagagaaaattgtacaaaagttgtactaaaatggttgtacaaatattatttctcaaatCATAAACTAATGACTAGCATAAAAAATGATGCCTTAGACAAAGAATAGACAACCATATATGCTCTTCAATTTAAACAATGTCACAAAGTCATGATagtttagatacattaaatacgAGTAAAAgattgtaaagaaaaaaataatattattaggcaaattctatggtacacctaaatatttgagtgtaccgatacaccaaattgttaaattattaatcaaatgagttgtttttttgaagaaatctatcatttacaattataaaaattaaatcttatttaccaaaagcgacgaaataaaatttaatttttttgaatttttattactcataatgaagattattgattattttttatgagtaatgttaaaaatttaatatgattcttataaacaatgaaattatgtttttcttcaatAATGTTTTCTAAAGAATAACCTTGACAAATAGCTCTTTACTTcctaaaataatcataaatttatcaatttatgaAGCAAggagtatcggtacacctcaatttgtaaGGTGTACTGTAGAAGTTCCCATATTATTATTGTATCAACGAACTTCCAattattttaccatttttctaaaaatcagACTGTTCAAAAAAAGTTTTGGTTTACGATTGTGCCAGAACACTCTTAAGGattcaaaaataagaaaaattaaaaatgtatgtttttttttttttctacaaaataagAAATGATTCCGTATTAagtaaattttcttaaaaaagtgaATTAGTCGGATTTGGAGAATTCAACTCATCCTTcaataaaacataaatgatgtaaactttgaagtttgaattCGAAAACGCGAGGATACTACTTACTCAGTGGGTACTTTTCACAAACACCTTAGTAGCACGCACCAATTCTCAAGCATGGCGCTTCCCAAAGTTCTGATGGTCGCCGAGAAGCCTAGCATCGCTCTTTCCATCGCCACCGTTCTCTCTCACGGCAAGGTAtgcatttaatttcatgtttaattttgtcaatttactatttattctttcaattatgctgttcaattgatttttacaaaatgattttatatgaaCAGATGAATACACGAAGAGGAAGCACTGAAGTTCACGAATTCGACGGGAAGTTTCGCAAAGCGCCTGCGCGTTTTAAAGTCACTTCAGTTATTGGACATGTATTCAGGTCTTTTTCCCGAAGAAAATATCACTTATTTATGCACTCAAGTATTTTATACTCCATTTTTCATTTATCATCCTTTTTGTCGTAGCTGCATTCGCTGCATTCGATTAAATGTCAGTAAATGTAGTACTTTGGCAAaggaagaaattttatgttaAGATGTTGTTTAGTCTGTTCATGGAACGAAAAAGAGTGCACCGGTGGTTGTTAAATCACCAGAGTTGTTCGACATGAACATCTGTATGGTTTatggtaaaattaattaatttttttttggaaatgtaGCAAGCAGCAATTGTCTTGTTATGTACTTACATTTTTGTAATACAAAATCTCTTTTGATACTAGCATGTCCATTGCTGATTGGTTTGAGTATTCactgcatttttttctttcttttgttgatGATCTAGTGTAGATTTTCCTGGTAAATATCAAGATTGGGCGGCCACAGATCCCTTGGATCTTTTTCAAGCTCAGGTTATAAAGAATGAATCAAATCCAAAGGTATTTTGTTATAATAATCCTCTCGGTTTGAGTTCCTCTATATCTTTTAAGAGAATCATTTATGCATTATTTATTAGAGCTATTAGACtgtatttatatttgttttttttaactgaGACCCCATTTTGTGATGCTTTATATGGTCATTAGAAGAATATTTTGTCTGTGATATGTCTCATGTATTTCCCAAAGAATGTTGAGGATACTTTTTTACAGACCGTTTGAATATTTCTAGAAGTTTGTTTGGAAGAATATTCTGGAACATTTTGTTGGTTGTTATCATGCATTTTTGTGGTTTCCGATGGTGAATTCATAAAACACTCTATCTCAAGTTGTAGGGGGGCTAATTTTACAGACTGTTTAGGATACTTTCTTTACGGACCGTTTGAATATTTCTAGAAGTTTGTGTAGAAGAATATTCTGGAACTTTTTGTTGATTGTTATCATGCATTTTTGTGGTTTCCGATGGTAAATTCATAAAACACTCTATCTCAAGTTGTTGGGGGGCTTATGCTAACTGCATAACTTAATGATGTACTGCTCGGTGCGCACgtacaaaaaaaagttagaacTAACGGGTAACAGAGGTCCTTTTGACCTTTTGTGATCATCAGCTGgatgaataaaaatttgaagaagTTTATAAACTGTAAACGTCTTGTGTTTAGAAGCAGAGTCGAGGTAGTTTTGAAAATCATTGAATTGAAACCAATAATCGCTATTGGAAGTTTATCATGTTAGATGCAAGAAAACAGCAAATGGAGAAAAGGTTAAGGGAGAGTAGAGAGATATTTCGAGCTGTGATTTCCGAATCTATATTCAAAACAGTATCAAGATTTTATAAACTACTATAAATTTTTCAGAGCTGCAATGGATTGACTGTTCTGTTGTTTGAAATCTGCTACAATAGTACTCAGTTACGACTTAGCTACAAATTACTCATGTGAATTAATACATATCTAACTGATGCTAACACAATACACGAGCTGCATTTCTCTGATTCTCTGACTGACAATCTTATCATACTGCAATATATGTGAACATATTTGCCTTTAAACATGGACGAGACATATACTTTTACAATTTTGTGTTAATAATGAACCATACTTTGGATTAAATATACTTGATCTACTTATTCTATAGAGCATAGTTTACTTGGTCAAAGAAGGTACCATTTTAAAGTTTCACTTAATCTCGATTCTTAGCAAAGATCTAATTTTCTTAAACTTTTGTACTATTGTTTATTTTACCACCCGGTATTTCAGTGCTGTAAAAAGACTTGATGGTTAATACTGTTTTAAATGCTTTTTGTCTGGTGTCTGAAAGCCTTGTTTTAAATGCTTTTTGTCTGGTGTCTAAAAGCCTGAATACATCTAAATAATAACTTaaactctctctctcccctCCCTCCCCCATATTGAAAAGTGTTAGTCCATTAATGCTAGCTGCTTGTAATTGAGTTTGACTGCATGTGGAGATGTGTTATCTACCTTTGATATTTTTCCCAGTGATTGTTCGAAGTTATAAACATCACATGTTACATTCAGGCGCATATTTGTAAACATTTACATCAAGAAGCTCGTGGATGTCGTTATTTGGTATTGTGGTTGGATTGTGAccgtgaaggagaaaatatatgttttgaggGTAATCTTTGTCTCTCTTTCCTTTTAACATAGTCACCATCATTGTTgttctttttccttcaaaaaaaaataaaaatcactgctgttctttttattttttttcttgatactTTTATGAGTGTAACCTTTCTGTGCTCTGTTGTTGTAatgcaaaattattattttgatgatCTAGATTTTGATTCGGTTCTTGAGAAAACAAAGCACTTCAATCTGTTGAAATTTGGgacctaactcatccttacaaaaccggcttgtaaggtggggagtgcctcctctttataaactctgaTCAAGCTTCCTATcttaaccgatgtgggactaaatccaccccctcaaagacAAGCCAACATAAGGCAACTAAGGGCAGATCGCAATTAAGGTGGTCTTACCAAACACACCCCCTCACTTTCGGGGCGAGATTtccaacacaccccctcacgctcaGACCTAATGGGCATGTAGCGTGGCAATGCGGAATCCCGACAACGGTAGATCCTGGAAAGACAAGCCAACATAAGGCAACTAGGGGCAGATCGCAATTAAGGTGGTCTTACCAAACACACCCCCTCACTTTCGGGGCGAGATTTCCAACACACACCCTCACACTCAGACCTAATGGGCATGTAGCGTGGCAATGCGGAATCCCGACAACGGTAGATCctggataggctctgataccatgttgaaatttgaggcctaactcatccgtacaaaaccggcttgtaaggtgaggagtgcctcctctttataaactctgaTCAAGCTTCCTATcttaaccgatgtgggactaaatccaccccctcaaagacAAGCCAACATAAGGCAACTAGGGGCAGATCGCAATTAAGGTGGTCTTACCAAACACATCCCCTCACTTTCGGGGCGAGATttccaacacaaacaaataTGCTACTAGCTGTCGGTAATCTTcacaaaaagaaagtaaaagaccATCACCCATAAGTTTTATCCTTTTTGTTTTAGATACTCTTCTAGGTAGTAAAAAGGGATTTTTCGGCTAACATTAGCCTTATGTACCAAATTGCTATTTGTTTTTGTGTCTAGGAATTAATTTTCCACTTATTGTTAGTGCCTTTTCTGTATGGCCTACAATTGGCCTTCTCAATACTTAAATTTCCCTTCCCTATGTAAGCACTTGACTCTGTCTTAAACTAAGATACATTGCTATACACAAAATCTTGCCTTCtcttttagtgtttttttaaatgatttatatcaaatttcaaaCAATGTAACAAACACTATCATTTACTAACATACCAAAGTTTGTCGTTCCccccaaaa
It encodes:
- the LOC11436314 gene encoding kinesin-like protein KIN-12B, whose amino-acid sequence is MKHFMLPRNATARDAATELPSSSSPSTTSSAKSRPSRTKHSKENTDPNPIVPSSPSHPKLKSPLPPRPPSSNPLKRKLALDALAADNNSLQPATSDSGVKVIVRMRPLCNVNDDGEANPIVQKISGDSLSINGHTFTFDSVADVEATQLDIFEHVGVPLVENCLAGFNSSVFAYGQTGSGKTYTMWGPANSLVEGNVAKEQQGLTPRVFELLFARINEEQIKHSDEQLNYQCQCSFLEIYNEQITDLLDPSQRNLQIREDVKSGVYVENLTEEQVSTMKDVTQLLLKGLSNRRIGATSINSESSRSHTVFTCVVESRCKSAADGVSRFKTSRINLVDLAGSERQKSTGAAGERLKEAGNINRSLSQLGNLINILAEVSQTGKQRHIPYRDSRLTFLLQESLGGNAKLAMVCAISPAQSCRSETFSTLRFAQRAKAIKNKAVVNEVTQDNVNHLRQVIRQLRDELHRIKENGYNPLDPSGGHSAAWVRKSLNILQSSLNRPPPLCSVDEDGDEEMEIAEEDVEDHDQVNFVSENDNKMNIDDMDLVQPSEEKINPSVSGSKPLNKESSCPVGESDIGDFTGFSAPDPSNDSPSATMNCVSPGGLSIVACEISPNLKSPTPSVSPRISTSRKSLRTSSGVSPSENDVHVKSELGIKTSNLKSSCTAFSSQTGPSFLTKTENLAASIRHGLEIIDSHRSAALRQSSYRFSLRPRESRLTVPVDKIDVGVQTILDDNVEEDSILFTCSNCKNRAQLDGNETDSNSNLQLVPVECSGSADKPKMHVLKAVEKVLAGSIRREMALEEFCTKQNSEIMQLNRLVQQYKNERECNAIIAQTRDGKILRLESLMDGVLPTEEFMDEELVALTHEHKILKEKYENHPEVLKMDIELKRLQDELQEYHNFYKLGEREVLMDEVHSLRSQLQFYIDSSSTARKQYPLLQLIGSSEPSLAATTLTAIPESTEERNETNEIQASVKDSFEVKLEQERIKWNEAESRWISLSEELRADLEANRSLAEKRKHELDAERECNKELQEAMHSAIEGHARLLEQYADLEEKHVQLLARHRRIQEGIEDVKKAASRAGVRGAESKFINALAAEISALKAEREKERRFFRDENRGLQAQLKDTAEAVQAAGELLFRLKEAEESVINAQKRAMDAEQKAAKAYQQIDKLKKKHEKEVVSLNELVSEARLQKKSIPPVYDDVVMPNYDDDSKEPHCVSEFEPFNNIAEDGELAKLAEPSWFSSYDRCNI